The uncultured Desulfobulbus sp. genome window below encodes:
- a CDS encoding lipoprotein-releasing ABC transporter permease subunit, with translation MASFEWFVSLRYLRAKRKQKFISLITIISILGVAVGVLALIVVLSVYTGFTEGLRDQIIGVNAHALVQRYGTVITETDTIRAEVESVPGVEATTPYIYGQALISSRANSSGIVLRGIDAASAMRVINIGTKMLDGQLLDLDSPREVPGIVLGKDMATQLQVWVGSKIRLISPNGPLSPMGVLPKVRTCMVVGIFETGMFEYDSTMGYISLATARSLTDLREGVHGIEVKVDDIDQAGLIARKVRAALGTDYTVRDWMQLNRNLFAGLKLEKMGLFIALDLIILVAALNIISALIMVVMEKTRDIAILKSMGATTRAIMRIFFYQGMVIGISGTILGVAGGLGLCGILSRYKIIELPPNVYPMSTMPIKVVPFDVSLIAVSAIVITLVATLYPSWKASRVRPAEALSYE, from the coding sequence CCGTGGGCGTGTTGGCACTGATTGTGGTGCTCTCGGTCTACACCGGATTCACCGAGGGGCTCCGCGACCAGATCATTGGCGTCAATGCCCATGCCCTGGTGCAGCGCTACGGTACGGTTATCACAGAGACAGATACCATTCGGGCTGAGGTGGAGTCGGTCCCCGGGGTAGAGGCGACCACGCCCTATATCTACGGGCAGGCGCTGATCAGTTCCCGGGCCAACTCCTCAGGCATCGTCCTGCGCGGTATCGATGCGGCCTCGGCCATGCGCGTGATCAATATTGGCACCAAGATGCTTGATGGCCAGTTGCTTGATCTGGACAGCCCCCGCGAGGTGCCCGGCATTGTCCTGGGCAAGGATATGGCCACCCAACTCCAGGTTTGGGTGGGAAGCAAAATCCGTCTGATCTCTCCCAATGGCCCACTCTCTCCCATGGGGGTTTTGCCGAAGGTGCGCACCTGCATGGTGGTGGGGATCTTTGAAACCGGGATGTTTGAGTACGACTCCACCATGGGCTATATCAGCCTGGCGACCGCCCGCAGCCTCACCGATCTGCGAGAGGGGGTACACGGTATCGAGGTCAAGGTTGATGATATTGACCAGGCAGGGCTCATTGCCCGCAAAGTCCGGGCGGCACTGGGTACCGACTACACGGTGCGCGACTGGATGCAGCTCAACCGCAACCTTTTTGCCGGGCTGAAGCTGGAGAAGATGGGGCTCTTCATCGCCCTGGACCTGATCATCCTGGTAGCCGCACTCAATATCATCAGCGCCCTGATCATGGTGGTCATGGAAAAGACCCGGGATATAGCCATTCTCAAATCCATGGGAGCCACCACCCGGGCCATCATGCGCATTTTCTTCTACCAGGGCATGGTCATCGGGATATCTGGTACCATCCTGGGTGTGGCTGGAGGCCTGGGCCTCTGCGGGATCCTGTCACGCTACAAGATTATCGAGCTCCCCCCCAACGTCTACCCCATGTCAACCATGCCCATCAAGGTCGTCCCCTTTGATGTTAGCCTGATTGCGGTTTCCGCGATTGTCATTACCCTGGTCGCTACCTTATACCCCTCTTGGAAAGCCTCGAGAGTTCGTCCAGCGGAGGCACTCAGCTATGAATAA
- a CDS encoding ABC transporter ATP-binding protein, producing the protein MNNPLLQAQGLTKNYQRGSTTIPVLKSVDLTIEKGEMTAIVGASGSGKTTLLQILGTLDMPDAGTLLFQGQELTGRSEPTLAEHRNRNVGFIFQFHHLLPEFTALENVMMPGLINGGLSSKIEAKARQLLSQVGLENRLDHRSGELSGGEQQRVALARALVMEPALLLADEPTGNLDSASGQRVFDLLQDLSTSLHLSVVMVTHNMDLAQAMDRCLTLADGQLL; encoded by the coding sequence ATGAATAATCCTCTGCTCCAGGCGCAAGGACTGACCAAGAATTACCAGCGGGGGAGCACCACTATTCCGGTGCTCAAATCCGTGGACCTCACCATAGAGAAGGGGGAGATGACAGCCATTGTCGGTGCATCCGGCTCCGGAAAGACCACCCTGCTGCAGATCCTCGGTACCCTGGATATGCCTGATGCAGGAACGCTTCTTTTCCAAGGGCAGGAGTTGACCGGTCGTTCGGAACCTACACTCGCCGAACATCGCAACCGTAATGTTGGCTTTATTTTTCAGTTTCACCACCTGCTGCCCGAGTTCACCGCCCTGGAGAATGTCATGATGCCCGGCCTGATCAACGGCGGCCTCTCCAGTAAGATCGAAGCAAAAGCCAGGCAGTTGCTCAGCCAGGTTGGCCTGGAAAATCGCCTGGATCATCGCAGTGGTGAGCTCTCTGGCGGTGAGCAACAACGTGTGGCCCTCGCCCGGGCCTTAGTTATGGAACCAGCCCTTTTGCTTGCCGATGAACCCACCGGTAACCTGGACTCGGCCAGTGGCCAGCGGGTTTTTGATCTTTTACAAGATCTCTCAACCAGCCTGCATCTCTCCGTTGTCATGGTCACCCACAACATGGATCTCGCTCAGGCCATGGATCGATGTCTTACCCTGGCAGACGGACAGCTCCTGTAA